GCCGATTCGGACGCCAATGCCTACAAGTAAAGAAACTTCACCCCTCGGTCACATTCTGTTTCTTCGCTTTGTATACCAAAAGTCTTGACAGTGCGCCGGGTCACATCTATTTTTGATTTTGGGATCCCAAAGCGGGATCCCAAAACGGGCCCAACGAACCGGCAGCGTCCCTCCTCCCAGAAAGAGGACCGGGCCGCGACTGCTGCCGCCGACGCGAGTCCAGCTGCCGCGGCAACCCGCACCCGGCACAACAATTCAAGACTTTCCCCGCTCCTCAAACTCCCCTGAAGGAGAAACTGTGTCTCTCCAAAACACCGAAACTGACGCGCATATAGTCGAAGGAAAAGCCGGCAAGGACGGCGTGCAGCGACGCACGAGTGTCCGTTGGAGGCTCTTCGTCCTGCTGCTGATCCTGGTAGCCGTCAACTACATCGACCGCGGCTCCATCTCCGTGGCCTTGCCCATCATCCAAAAGGAATTCAACCTCGCACCGGAGCTCGTCGGGCTCCTGCTTTCCGCATTCTTCTGGACCTACGCCCTCATGCAGATCCCCGTCGGCTTGCTCATCGACAAGTTCGGCCCCCGCAAGGTCGTCACGGCGTCGTGCATCGGCTGGGGTGCCGCAACGGCAGCATCCGGCCTGGCCGGCGGCTTCCTCAGCATGTTCATCGCCCGCCTGGGCATCGGTGTCGCCGAAGCTGGCGTCATGCCGGCCGGCGGCAAGCTCAACGCCATCTGGATGCACAAGAAGGAGCGCGGCCGCGGGGCCACGATCCTTGACGCAGGCGCCCCGCTCGGGGCTGGCCTGGGCGGTATCCTCATCACCTGGCTCATCGCCTCAACCGGCAGCTGGCGCTACTCGTTCATCATCGCCGGCGCGGCCACCGTCCTCATGGGCCTGGCAGTGTGGTGGTACGTCCGGGACAATCCCCGCAACCACAAAGCCGTCAACGCCGCCGAGGCAGAATACATCGAGTCCTCCCACGCCGAAGAAGACGCCGAGGCCGAGAAAGACGGCGTCAAGGGCAAGCGCGCCCTGCTCCCCTACCTGAAGTTCCGCTCTTTCTGGGCCATGTGCTTTGGCTGGCTCGGATTCAACGGCGTGTTCTACGGCCTGCTGACATGGGGCCCGCTCTACCTGGCCCAGGCCAAGCATTTCAACCTGAACACCATCGGCTGGTCCACGTTCGTGATCTTCGGCGCAGGTTTCGTCGGTGAGATCCTCGGCGGCGCCATCGCCGACAAGTGGCGTGCAACCGGAGCCTCGGCCAACCTGGTCATGCGCACCCTGCTGGGCATCTCCAGCGTCGTGGTAGTCGGCGGCCTGGTTGGAGTGACGGTCGTCGCGGACCCGATTACCGCCGTCGTGCTCCTCTCTGTTGTCCTGTTCTTCCTCCGCTGGGTGGGTCTCTTCTGGTCCATCCCGGCCATCCTGGGCGGCCGTACCAACGCCGGCGTCCTGGGCGGTGCGATGAACTTCAGCGGCAACATCGCAGGCTTCGTCACCCCGATTGTGGTAGGCCTGATTGTCGGGGCTACCGGCTCCTACACGTGGGCGCTGCTGTACTTTGTAGGATCCGCCGTGATCATGGGGGTCTCCGTCCTGACCCTGAACTACAACAAACGGCTTCCGGTCTAACTCGCCTGACCGGGACGGCCGTGTGGTCCTGAACCGCCGCACGGCCGGACGCCTCCGGGTTGCCGGACGCAATGATCCAAGAGAACACGAATGGAGCAAAGATGCTGATTGCAGATGAAACCCCCACCACGGACCGCCCCCTCCGGGAATCCGTGCGGGACGCCATCCGTTCGCGAATCTTCGAGGGCCATTACGCGCCCGGCACCCGGCTGGTGGAGCGGGACCTCGCCGCCGAATTCAACGTCTCGCGACTCCCCATCCGCGAAGCCCTCCGCATGCTGCGCCAGGAAGGCCTCATCCAGGACCGGGCCTCCCGCGGTTCCGAAGTGGCAGGGTTGAGCCCCAAAGACGTGGAAGATCTCTTCGACGTACGTCAGTCGCTCGAGGTCCTCGCCTGCCGCCTTGCCGCGGCCCGCGCCACGGACAAGGACCTCAAACACCTGGCGAGGCTCCTCGATGAGGCCGATCGCTTCCTCGCGAAAGGCTCAATCCTCGAGGCCCACCGCGCCAACAGCGAATTCCACGATGCCATCACGGCCATCGCCAACAACGATTTTCTCCGCACCGCGCTGGAACCGCTCCAAGGCCGCATGCACTGGCTCTTCCGCCACGTCGACGACCTGCCGGAGCTGATCCAGGAACACCGCGATCTCTACGCCGCCATCGCCAGCGGCGATCCCGAGCGCGCCGCAACCCAATCGGCGTCGCACATTGGAAAGTACCGCGAGCAGTTTCCCCAGAACGAGCCCGCCACCGAACTCAAGTTGCAAGGCAAACGACCATGAAATTGCTAGTCATCAATCCCAACATCAGCGCGGACGTCACTGCGTTGATCGACGCCGAAGCCCGCCGCTCGGCGGGGGCTGACACCGAGCTGATCGTCCGGACCGCCGGCCGTGGCGTCGAATACATCGAGACCCGCTTTGAAGCCCTCATCGCGGCCGGCGCAGTCGCCGAAATCATCGCCGAGCACTCCGGCGGCGATCCGGAAGCGGACCGCATAGACGGCGTCGTGGTGGCCGCATTCGGCGACCCGGGAATGCCCGCACTCAAGGAACTTACCGACGTCCCGGTCATCGGCATCACGGAGGCAGCCCTCTGCGCCGCGGCCCTGCAGGGTCAACGCTTCTCCATCATCGCCATTTCGGACCGCATCACGGCCTGGTACCGGGACTGCGTGGAGCATTTCGGACTTGGCAGCCGTCTTGCCTCGATCCGGTCCATCAACCAGAGCCTCAACGGCATCGGCACCGTGCAACAGGATTTCAAGGAAACCCTCCTGGCACTGAGCAGGCAAGCGGTCGCTGAGGACGGCGCCGACGTCGTCATCCTGGCAGGTGCCCCGCTTGCCGGACTCGCGCGCGAGCTTGAAGGACAGATCCCCGTGCCCGTGGTGGACGGAATCTCCGCCGGCATCCGCATGACAGAAGCGGTTGTGGCCCTGCAGTCGGGCTTCCACCGCCAAGGCGCTTTTGCGCCGCCACCCGTCAAGAACCGCCGGGGGTTGTCCGAAAACCTCGACGCCGCCCTGACCGCCATCCAGGCCGCCGCCGGCGCTTCCGTTACCGCCAACGCCGTTCCGGCCGGAAAGTAGGGACCACCGTGACCATTCCCGATCTCGTCATCGCCCACGGCACCGTGGTCAACAGCCATCAATCCACTGGGCCGGCCCGGCAAGCCGCCCACGTTGTAGTGCGCGATGACCGCATCACCCAGCTCGTCGATGCCGCGGAACCGGTCCCCGCCGCCTCCCGCACCATCGACGCATCCGGCAAGTTGGTCATCCCTGGCGGCGTCGACGGTCATTGCCATGTGGCCCAAGTGACCGGACGCTTCCGCACCCTGGACGACTACCGGACTACCTCCACCGCGGCCCTGTGGGGCGGCACAACAACCATCATCGATTTCGGTATTCCGCGTGATGCACAGGAATCCCCGCTGGACGCCGTCCTGGACAAGAAGCGCTTGGCCGCCGAGTCCCGCTGCGACGTCGCGCTCCACGGCTCAGTGGTCAGCTGGGACGAGACCGTGCCCTGGCAGCTGGAACAGCTCGCCGCCGAAGGGGTCCGTTCGGTCAAGATGTACACCACCAACCGCGGCTCCACCATGGCCGACGGCGACACCATCCTGAAGGTCATGCGTGAAATGGTGCGCCTGGACGGACTCACGTACATCCATGCCGAGCACGATCCCATCATCGCCGACTGCACCGAACAGCACGCCGCGGACGGGCGGATCGGCATCGAGCACCTGCATTCCACCCGGCCCGAACTCGCCGAGGAGATTTCGGTCAAAGAGACCCTTGCCATGGCCGAGTACACCGGTGCGCCCGTGTACTTTGTGCACCAGTCGACCCCCGGCGCCGTGGATCTTGTCAGCGAGGCCCGGAATCGTGGCCAAGAAGCCTACTCCGAGACGTGCCCGCACTACTTGACGCTGGATGACACCGTCTACGGCAGCGATTTCCCCGAATGGTATGCGTGCTGCCCGCCCATGCGCAGCGCCGAAACAGTAGCCGCGCTGAAGGAACGCCTCGCTGCCGGGGCCATCCACACCGTGTCCTCGGACCACTCCTGCTACGACCTCTCGCAGAAGCGCGCGCGCACCGACGACGTCCGCTTCATGCCGCACGGATTGCCCGGCGTGGAAACCCGCATGCCTGTCACGTTCACCGCGATGGCGCCGAACAGCACGGTGGAGGACTTCGTCGAGGTATTCTCGGCCGGTCCCGCGCGGATCAATGCCGTGCCCGGCAAGGGCACTATCGCCGTAGGGTTCGACGCCGATCTGGTCATTTTTGATCCCGCCGAAGAACGCGAGGTCGACGGGGGCGCCCTCCACATGGGAACTGACTTCTCGCCTTTCGAAGGGAAGACGCTGAGCGGCTGGCCCGCCGTCGTCGTCTCCGCCGGACGCGTGGTGGTCGACGACGGCGGTTTCCACGATCCCGGGCCGGTGGGCCGTTTCGTTGCCCGCAACGGCTTCGCCGCGCACCGCGACGCACTCTCCGTTCGAAAATCGCCGTCCGTTCCCGCCACAGTTTCTGCTTAGGAGAACAATGCCTTCCACACACCGCCCCACCCGCATCGGCATGATCGTGCCGTCGTCCAACACGTGCCTGGAGCCGCAGAGCTACCGGATCCTGGGTGACCGCCAGGACGTCACCATCCACTTCACGCGTATTCCGGTAACCCGGATCGCGCTTGATGATTCTTCGGACAAACAGTTTGATGCGGCCGTCATGCGGGAGGCCGCCGCATTGCTCGCGACGGCGGACGTGGACGTCATCGCGTGGAACGGAACCTCCGGTTCCTGGCTCGGTGCCGCCCACGACGAAGCCCTGGTCCGGGAAATCACGGAAGCCACCGGGATCCCGGGCACCACCTCGACGTTGGCCTACCTGGAGGCCTTCAAGACCTTCGGCACGGCAAGGATCGGCATGTTCACCCCCTATACCGGGGACGTGAATCACGCCGTCATTGAGTCATATGCGCGCGAAGGCATCAAGACGGTAGACCACCGCTACCTGGACCTCAGCAACAATGAATCATTCGCCCGGGTCACGGACGCTGAAATGCTGCCCGGGTCCTTGGAACTTGCTGCCTCGAACCCGGACGCGCTCATTTATTTGTGCACGAACCTTTACGGCGCCAACATCACCGAGGAAGTCGAGGAAACCACCGGAGTACCGGTCCTTGATTCCGTGGCGGTGACGCTGTGGCATTGCCTCAAGCTCGCCGGGGCGCCGTTGTTGGCGCCCAAGTGGGGCCGGCTGCTTGCAGAACTAGCCTGAGTCGTCTGTGGTCCCCTCCTAAAGAGGTTGGATGTTCTCTGCCTGGGGGCCTTTCGGACCCTGCACGACGTCAAACTGGACCCGCTGATTCTCGTCTAGTGATCGGTACCCACTTGAGGCGATCGCTGAGTAGTGGGCAAAAACGTCCGCCGAACCGTCGTCGGGGGCAATGAAGCCGAAACCCTTTTCGGCGTTGAACCACTTGACAATACCTGTTGCCACGGCCATGTTCCTTCTCTGAATCTGACTGACCACCGGCTTCAAACCCGATGCCCCCGGACGCATACGTCCGCTTCCTCAAACCTACGGTGCGGGGTTCGGGGGCGCAAGGATCTCCGGAGGTCTCGGTGTTCCCTAGTGCCAGAATCTTGAGGATTTCTTGCTCCTCTGCAGTGCGGGATCTTGAAACTGGGACGGCAGAGTGGTTGACGATTAGCGTCGTCGGCCATGAAGGAGAACACCAGGTGGGGTTGTTCCGGCGCCGGTTCGAAGCGGCAGCGCCAAAGATCCACGTGGACATCCTCGAAGATCACGCACTGCTCCGGGAGAGTCTTGCTTCCTGGCTTGAAGCTAACGCAGCAACCGTGAAGGTGGTGGGCAGGTTCAGCTCCTGGGCTGAGCTCGCCGCCTCGCTGGGACAGTTGTCTGACGTTGTCCTGTTGGACATCATCCTTGGTGACCGGATCCCGCTGCGCTCCAAGATCCACGCCATTCTCTCGACAGGGTCACAAGTGGTGGTCTGCAGTTCCCTCGCGACGCCACTGGTGATCCGCCAAGCGTTCGACGCCGGCGCCCTGGCCTACATACCCAAGACGGCGGGGGCCGAAGTGCTCACGGCAGCCGTTCTCGCGGCAGCGCGCGGCGAGAAGTTCGTCCTTGCCGAGCTTGAGGGCGTCTTTGACGGTCCCGGGCCGCGGATCCGCCTCACCCCGCGTGAACACGAGGCGGTCACTCTGTATCTCGGCGGCTCGGGCGGGACAATGGCGGATGTCGGCGCGAGCCTGGGCATCAGTGCCGACGGCGTCAAGAAGCTCCTCGTCTCAGTCCGCCGCAAAGCCCATAACGGACCGGAACCACTCAGCCGGCCCGCGCTCCGGGAACTGCTCATCGCCGACGGCTGGCTGCTCCCCGATCGGTGACGGGCGGCGTGGCCGCCGATGCCGCTTCCTAGAATCGAACCATGACTATGCAGAGCCATTCGAAAGTCGCGGTTGTGACGGGGGTCGGCCGGCGCCGTTCGATCGGGGCGAGCCTCGCGGTCGGTCTGGCGCGCGACGGCTGGGACCTCGCCCTCAACTATTGGCGGCCATACGACGATCGCGTCGGACTGGAGGGCAATCCCGACGACCCGGAGTCGATCGCCAGCGAATGCCGCGCGTTGGGAGTCGCCGTCGAACTCGTCCCGGGCGACTTGAGCGATCCAGCGGTGCCGGCTGAGCTCATCAGGGCTGCCGGAACCCTTGGGCCGGTGACAGGTTTGGTCATGTCGCACTGCGAATCAGTGGACAGTTCCATCCTGACGACCGACCTTGAGAGTTGGGACCGCCACTTCGCTGTCAACGCCCGGGCGACGTGGCTCCTCATCAAGGCCTTCGCGGAGCAGCTGCGGGAACCCGTAGTTCCGGGCGACGTCGGTGGCCGGATTGTTGCCTTGACGAGCGATCACACTGTCCACAATCTGCCGTACGGCGCGAGCAAAGGCGCACTCGACCGCATCGTCACAGCAGCCGCCGTCGAGCTGGCAGGCCGGGGTGTGCGTGCCAACGTGGTGAACCCGGGCCCGATCGATACCGGGTGGATGGACGACGCGACGCGGCGTTCGGGCATTGACGCGACTCCGGCGGCTCGACTCGGCACGGCTGAGGACACGACGGACCTGATGAGATTCCTGTTTTCCGAGCAGGGCTCATGGATGAATGGCCAGATTCTATACAGCAACGGGGGCTTCAAGGTCGGCTGAGATGGCCTCGTGTCACTCGGTTACTTCGAGGAGGACGATCAGGCATAATCATGAAAGAGAATGCTATTCGCTTTCATGAGGAGGAACACCGTGTCACGCACCAACACTCGGGAGAGCAGGGTCACCGTTGACAACTGGCAGGAGCCGGGGAATCTGCAATGGTCCTTCCTCCACATGGATGAGCTTTTCGCGAACGCTGCGATTCGCGCCACAGCCGCGGACTCCGCCGGCCCGCTGGAGCGGGCGACGCCTGGGGATCCCCTCGGGCTCCACAGCCTGCCCGTGCGTCTACCCGGCGGCTCGTACAGCACGGTCGAGCAGGTCCTGGCGACCACCAGCACCGATGCCTGGATGCTCCTGCACGGCAATGAGGTTCTCGCCGAGGAGTACTTCGGGGCGATGAGCCCGGGTACAAGGCACCTGCTCATGTCCGTGAGTAAGTCGATCGTTTCTGCCGTGGTCGGCGTACTGGCGGGCCAAGGGAAGATCGACACCGCCCAAGCGATAGAGCACTATGTTCCCGGGCTCCGTGCCAGCGGCTACAGGGGCGCCACGGTGCGGGACATCTTGGACATGCGCAGTGGCATCAAGTTCTCGGAGGAATACCTCGACGCAGGATCCGAGGTGCGGAAACTGGACGAGGCTGTGGGCTGGGCACCCCGCAACGGCGGCGCAGGCACGCTCAAAGAGTTCCTGGTGACCTTGGAGCAGGTCCGTGAACACGGCGGCCATTTCGAATACCGCAGTTGCGAGACGGATGTGCTCGGCTGGCTTTGCGAAGCTGCGAGCGGGAAGCCGTTCGCGGAACTCGCCTCCGAGCTCCTCTGGGCGCGGATGGGCGGCTGTCACGACGCCTACATCTGCCTCGACGCGGCCGGCACCGGCATGTTCGACGGCGGCATCTGCGCCACGCTTGGGGACATGGCTCTGTTCGGTGCCATGATCCGCGACGGCGGGGTCACGCTGAACGATGAGCGGATCCTCGAGCCCGGCTGGGTTGAGGATATCTTCGCAGGCGGCCCTGATACCGCAGCGGCCTTCGCGGCCGGCAATCATGCGGAAGCGATGCCGGGAGGCCGGTACCGCAGCCAGTTCTGGTTTCTCTCGGACGATCCAGATACGGCATACTGCCTCGGGATCCACGGGCAAATGGTCTATATCAACCGGAAGTCCGGGGTAGTGGGGGTTAAATTCTCTTCAACAGCGCTGCCGGTCGACCCCGTCGCGGGCCCTGCAGCGGCCGCGATGTTCGAGGCCATCAGCGAGCGGTTGGTTGCCCTGAACGAGGACTGACGGACCGCCACCCCCGCCCCTTTGCGGGACAGGAGTGGCGGTCGGCAGCAGCAAGCGACGCTGGGGCTAGAGAAGCCCGACCTTGGTCATCAGCTCGGTGACCTTCTCGCTGTTGAGCTTAGCCGGGTCCACCGAAGGTGCCTGGAGGTCCTTGAGAGGCACAAGCTTGGAGTTCGCCGGCACGTCGGAGCCAACCGTGTAT
This genomic interval from Arthrobacter sp. FW306-2-2C-D06B contains the following:
- a CDS encoding response regulator, translating into MTISVVGHEGEHQVGLFRRRFEAAAPKIHVDILEDHALLRESLASWLEANAATVKVVGRFSSWAELAASLGQLSDVVLLDIILGDRIPLRSKIHAILSTGSQVVVCSSLATPLVIRQAFDAGALAYIPKTAGAEVLTAAVLAAARGEKFVLAELEGVFDGPGPRIRLTPREHEAVTLYLGGSGGTMADVGASLGISADGVKKLLVSVRRKAHNGPEPLSRPALRELLIADGWLLPDR
- a CDS encoding serine hydrolase domain-containing protein; translated protein: MSRTNTRESRVTVDNWQEPGNLQWSFLHMDELFANAAIRATAADSAGPLERATPGDPLGLHSLPVRLPGGSYSTVEQVLATTSTDAWMLLHGNEVLAEEYFGAMSPGTRHLLMSVSKSIVSAVVGVLAGQGKIDTAQAIEHYVPGLRASGYRGATVRDILDMRSGIKFSEEYLDAGSEVRKLDEAVGWAPRNGGAGTLKEFLVTLEQVREHGGHFEYRSCETDVLGWLCEAASGKPFAELASELLWARMGGCHDAYICLDAAGTGMFDGGICATLGDMALFGAMIRDGGVTLNDERILEPGWVEDIFAGGPDTAAAFAAGNHAEAMPGGRYRSQFWFLSDDPDTAYCLGIHGQMVYINRKSGVVGVKFSSTALPVDPVAGPAAAAMFEAISERLVALNED
- a CDS encoding maleate cis-trans isomerase family protein, which encodes MPSTHRPTRIGMIVPSSNTCLEPQSYRILGDRQDVTIHFTRIPVTRIALDDSSDKQFDAAVMREAAALLATADVDVIAWNGTSGSWLGAAHDEALVREITEATGIPGTTSTLAYLEAFKTFGTARIGMFTPYTGDVNHAVIESYAREGIKTVDHRYLDLSNNESFARVTDAEMLPGSLELAASNPDALIYLCTNLYGANITEEVEETTGVPVLDSVAVTLWHCLKLAGAPLLAPKWGRLLAELA
- a CDS encoding cold-shock protein, which translates into the protein MATGIVKWFNAEKGFGFIAPDDGSADVFAHYSAIASSGYRSLDENQRVQFDVVQGPKGPQAENIQPL
- a CDS encoding GntR family transcriptional regulator, with product MLIADETPTTDRPLRESVRDAIRSRIFEGHYAPGTRLVERDLAAEFNVSRLPIREALRMLRQEGLIQDRASRGSEVAGLSPKDVEDLFDVRQSLEVLACRLAAARATDKDLKHLARLLDEADRFLAKGSILEAHRANSEFHDAITAIANNDFLRTALEPLQGRMHWLFRHVDDLPELIQEHRDLYAAIASGDPERAATQSASHIGKYREQFPQNEPATELKLQGKRP
- a CDS encoding aspartate/glutamate racemase family protein — encoded protein: MKLLVINPNISADVTALIDAEARRSAGADTELIVRTAGRGVEYIETRFEALIAAGAVAEIIAEHSGGDPEADRIDGVVVAAFGDPGMPALKELTDVPVIGITEAALCAAALQGQRFSIIAISDRITAWYRDCVEHFGLGSRLASIRSINQSLNGIGTVQQDFKETLLALSRQAVAEDGADVVILAGAPLAGLARELEGQIPVPVVDGISAGIRMTEAVVALQSGFHRQGAFAPPPVKNRRGLSENLDAALTAIQAAAGASVTANAVPAGK
- a CDS encoding SDR family oxidoreductase; the encoded protein is MQSHSKVAVVTGVGRRRSIGASLAVGLARDGWDLALNYWRPYDDRVGLEGNPDDPESIASECRALGVAVELVPGDLSDPAVPAELIRAAGTLGPVTGLVMSHCESVDSSILTTDLESWDRHFAVNARATWLLIKAFAEQLREPVVPGDVGGRIVALTSDHTVHNLPYGASKGALDRIVTAAAVELAGRGVRANVVNPGPIDTGWMDDATRRSGIDATPAARLGTAEDTTDLMRFLFSEQGSWMNGQILYSNGGFKVG
- a CDS encoding amidohydrolase family protein, translated to MTIPDLVIAHGTVVNSHQSTGPARQAAHVVVRDDRITQLVDAAEPVPAASRTIDASGKLVIPGGVDGHCHVAQVTGRFRTLDDYRTTSTAALWGGTTTIIDFGIPRDAQESPLDAVLDKKRLAAESRCDVALHGSVVSWDETVPWQLEQLAAEGVRSVKMYTTNRGSTMADGDTILKVMREMVRLDGLTYIHAEHDPIIADCTEQHAADGRIGIEHLHSTRPELAEEISVKETLAMAEYTGAPVYFVHQSTPGAVDLVSEARNRGQEAYSETCPHYLTLDDTVYGSDFPEWYACCPPMRSAETVAALKERLAAGAIHTVSSDHSCYDLSQKRARTDDVRFMPHGLPGVETRMPVTFTAMAPNSTVEDFVEVFSAGPARINAVPGKGTIAVGFDADLVIFDPAEEREVDGGALHMGTDFSPFEGKTLSGWPAVVVSAGRVVVDDGGFHDPGPVGRFVARNGFAAHRDALSVRKSPSVPATVSA
- a CDS encoding MFS transporter; the encoded protein is MSLQNTETDAHIVEGKAGKDGVQRRTSVRWRLFVLLLILVAVNYIDRGSISVALPIIQKEFNLAPELVGLLLSAFFWTYALMQIPVGLLIDKFGPRKVVTASCIGWGAATAASGLAGGFLSMFIARLGIGVAEAGVMPAGGKLNAIWMHKKERGRGATILDAGAPLGAGLGGILITWLIASTGSWRYSFIIAGAATVLMGLAVWWYVRDNPRNHKAVNAAEAEYIESSHAEEDAEAEKDGVKGKRALLPYLKFRSFWAMCFGWLGFNGVFYGLLTWGPLYLAQAKHFNLNTIGWSTFVIFGAGFVGEILGGAIADKWRATGASANLVMRTLLGISSVVVVGGLVGVTVVADPITAVVLLSVVLFFLRWVGLFWSIPAILGGRTNAGVLGGAMNFSGNIAGFVTPIVVGLIVGATGSYTWALLYFVGSAVIMGVSVLTLNYNKRLPV